ATTCGCGCAAGAAGCGCGACGTGCTCCGCAAGATGCTGGCGGCGGAGGATGTCACGAGCGCGGTCATCTTCTGCAATCGCAAGACCACGGTGCGCGACCTCAACAAGAGCCTCCAGCGCCACGGCTTCCGTTCGGGCGAGATTCATGGCGACATCGACCAGTCGGCGCGCATCGCCGAGCTGGAGCGTTTCCGCACCGGCGACGTGAACATCCTCGTCGCCTCCGACGTGGCCGCGCGCGGGCTGGACATCAAGGGCGTCAGCCATGTGTTCAACTTCGACGCGCCATGGCATCCCGACGACTATGTGCACCGGATCGGGCGCACCGGCCGGGCGGGCGCGAAGGGCGTCGCCTACACCTTCGTCACCGCCGAGGATGCGGAGGCGATCGACAATATCCAGAAGCTGATCGGCCAGAAGATCGAGACGATCGGCGCGCCCGCCGCGCAGGCGGAGCAGCAGGAAGAGCGTCGCGAGGAAAAACCGCGCGGCCGGGATCGGAAAGGCCCCGACCGCAAGAGCGATGACCGCAAGAGCGAAGACAGGAAACCCGCCCGCCGTCCCGAACCCGCGCCGGCCAGGGAACCGTCCCGCCCCCGCCGCCCCGAACCTGTGGACGAAGGCCCGGACGAGGGCTGGAACGGACCCGTCCCGGAATTCCTGTCGGTCAGCTTCGGACTCTGAAATTTTTGTCCGTCAAGGGTGGATTGGCGACAGTCCGCTTTCTTCATTCCGTTCGCCCTGAGCGAAGTCGAAGGGCACGGCCGACCGTAGGGAGGCCACTTTGCTCCGCCCAGTGGAGGGCTTCGGCAAGCTCAGCCCGAACGGAGATTGGATGTCCGCTCTTGGCCGAATCCAGCCATCGCGGGACCGTAATCCGTCGCCCTACAGCAACCCCTTGGCCCGCATGCTGCTATGGCCGTGCGATCCGATGATGATATGGTCGTGGACGGAGATATTGAGCCGCCTGCCCGCTTCGACGAGCTGCCGCGTGACCTCTATGTCCTGCCGGCTGGGCTCGGGCGATCCGCTGGGATGGTTGTGCACCAGTATCAGCGCGGCCGACCCCAGGTCGATGGCCCGGCGGATCACCTCGCGCGTGTAGATGGCGGCCTGGTCGATGGAGCCGTCGCCCATATGCTCGTCGCGGATCAGCATGTTGCGGCTGTTGAGGTGCAGCACCCGCACCCGCTCCACCCCCAGATAGGCCATGTCCGCGCGCAGATAGTCGAGCAGCGCCTGCCAGCTTGCCAGGACGGGCTTTTCCGCCACCTCGTTCCGCAGCATCCGCAGCAGCGTCGCATGGACGATCTTGATGGCGGCGATGCTGGTGTCGCCCATGCCGGGGACGCGGGCGATGGCCTGCCAGTCGGCGGTCATCAATGCGCCGATCCCGCCGAACTCCCGCAGCAGCGCCTTTGCCAGCGGCTTGGTGTCGCGGCGCGGGATGGCCAGGGCCAGCAGATATTCGATCAGTTCATGGTCATGCAGCGCATCGCCGCCGCTATCCGCCAGTTTCTGCCGCAGCCGGGCGCGATGCCCCGTTCCGTCATGGCCGGCCTTGCTTGCCATTTTCGCCGATCTTCCCTGTCCCCATCATGTAGGGGGCCTATGCGCTGGGGATTTTCGGGGCAAGGATATTTAGTCTGTCTGGGACGTTATGCAGGCGTTACAGATGACGGATGCTGTTCGAAAGCCGGGGGTTGACCAGACGGATGGAAGAGGAAGACGGCGACATGAAGGTTCGCCGGAACTGGTTGCGCTGGCTGGGCGCGGGCATCGGGCTGCTCGCGCTGGTGCTGGTCGCGCTGTGGACGCAGCGCGCGCCGATCGCTGAAAATTTCATCAGCCGCGAACTCAACCGGCGCGGCGTCGAGGCGCGTTACGAACTGGCGCGTATCGGCCTTCGGACGCAGCGGATCGAGAATATCTCGCTGGGCGATCCGGCCGATCCCGACTTCACGGCGCGCTGGGTGGAAGTCGACATCGCCTTTGCGGGGGTGACGCCGCAGGCGGCGGCCGTGCGCGCGGGCGGGGTCCGGATGCGCGCTTCGCTGCATGACGGCGTCCTCGATCTGGGCGAGCTCGACAAGTTCCGCGATCCGGCCTCGACCGCGCCGTTCAGCCTCCCCGATATCGTCCTGGCGCTGAACGACGCGCGGGTTCGCCTCGATACCGATGCCGGGGCGGTGGGGATGCGGATCGACGGGCAGGGCCATCTCCAGTCCGGCTTTCGCGGCAAGCTCGCCGCCGTCATGCCCCGCGCGCGGCTGGCCGATTGCGGGCTGGCGGGCGGATCGGCATGGCTCGATATCCGCATGAACGCGGGGCAGCCGCGTCTTTCCGGGCCGCTGCGGGGCAAGGCGATCGCCTGCCGGGGTGCGGCCACGGCGATGGCGCGCCCGGTCGCGAATATCGACCTCACGCTCGGCAAGGCGCTGGACCGCTGGACCGGAACGGCGCAGCTTGGCGGAGAAGCGCTCAAGTCCAACGGGATCGTGCTGGCGTCGCCCTCGGCGCGGATCGGCTTCGACGGGACCGCCAGGGGCACCGGCGGACAGGCGCGCGTCGCCGCGCGCGCCTTTTCGGCCGGGCCCGCCATGGCCGGGCAGACGGTGCTGAAGGGCACTTGGAACGCCGGGGCCGATGGCGCGAATTTCCAGGGCGATCTTTCGGCCCGCCATATCCGCGCGTTGGGCCGCGATCCTCTGGCGTCCCTGCGCGAATCGACCGCCGGTTCGCCGGTCGGCCCTCTGGGCGCGCGGCTGGCCGACGCCCTGAAACGCGCGGGGGAGGACAACCTCCTCCACGCGCGGCTGGCTCTCGTCCAGCGGAAAGGGGCGGGCAGCATCGTCCTCAACGACACGCATTTCTCCGCGCGCAGTGGCGCGCGCGTCGACCTGTCGCAGGACGGCCGCTTCACGCTATCCTGGCCGGGCCGGAAGGGCGCGGGCGTGGACTGGGCGCTCGATGGCGCGGTGACCACCGACGGCGGCGGCCTGCCGCGCTCGGCGCTGCGGCTTGCGAAGCGGCCCGGCGGCGGCTTTGGCGGGCAATGGTTCGTCGATCCCTACAAGGCGGCGGGCGCGTCCCTGTCGCTGGAGCCGGTGCGATTCGCCGCCGGGCCGGAAGGACAGACCCGATTCTCGACCGTCATGCGACTCGACGGTCCTTTGCCCGACGGCGGGATCAAGGGCCTCTCCACGCCCGTGGAAGGCGTGTTGGCGTCCAACGGCGCGCTCTCCATCAACCCCCGTTGCATCCCCCTGTCGCTGACCGAGGCGCGCTATGGCGGATTCGCGCTGGGCCGGACGCGGCAGACGCTTTGCCCCCTGCCGGGCGGGCCGATGCTGGCCATGGGCGCGGGCGGCGGCCTGCGCGGCGGCGTGTCCGTCCGCAACGTCGCGATCGACGGACGCAGCGGGAGCAGCCCCATGCGCCTGCAAGCGGATGAGGCGCGGTTCGTGCTCGGCCAGACCGGGTTCCAGCTCGCCAACGCCGCCTTCACCGTCGGACCGCAGGACGCGCCGGTGCGGCTGGCCGCGGCGAAGCTGGACGGGCGCATGTCCGGACGGGGCTTCGCCGGCAGGGCCGAGGATGCCGGGGGCCGGATCGGCGCCGTCCCGCTCATCGTCGAAAAGGGCCGGGGCGACTGGCGTTTCGCCGATGGCGTCCTGACCTTCAAGGCCGCCCTGTCCGTGCGCGACGCCCAGGACAAGCCGCGCTTCAACCCGCTCGACGTGCCGGACTTCACCCTTACCATGAAGGACGGACGCATCGCCGCGACGGGCAACCTGCGCGCCCCGCGCAACGGCGCCCTGGTGGCGCGGGCCGACATCGCGCACGACCTCAACAGCGCGAAGGGCCATGCGGTCCTCTCCGTGCCCGGCCTTGTGTTCGACCCCGGCCTGCAACCCGACGACCTGACCGGACTGACGCTGGGCGTCGTCGCCAATGTCGCGGCCCGGATCAGCGGCGAAGGACATATCCGCTGGAGCGATTCGGCCGTTACCAGCGACGGCGTTTTCCGCACCGACAATGCCGATCTCGCCGCCGCGTTCGGCCCGGTGCAGGGCCTGTCGGGCGAACTGCGCTTCACCGACCTTCTGGGGCTGGTAAGCGCGCCGGGGCAGGAGGTGCGGATCAAATCCGTCAATCCCGGCGTCGAGGTGCGCGACGGCGTGGTCCGTTACCGCCTCGAACCCGATCAGCATGTCCATATCGAAGGCGGCGGATGGCCCTTCGCCGGCGGTCAGCTGGTCCTGCTGCCCACCACCATGGATTTCAGCGCCGATGTCGACCGCTACATGACCTTCCGCGTGCTGGGGCTGGACGCCGGGGCCTTCATCCAGGCGATGGAGCTGGAGAATGTCTCGGCCACCGGCACGTTCGACGGCATCATGCCGCTCATCTTCAACGCCAGGGGCGGGCGGGTGTCGGGCGGCGTGCTGGTCGCGCGGCAGCAGGGCATGCCGCCCCTGATGATGCCCGAAGGCGTCCTGCCCAGCATCCCCTGCGACCCCGCGCGCCAGTCCGGCGTCCTGTCCTATGTCGGCCCGGTGTCGAACGAGCAGCTGGGCGTCATGGGCAAGATGGCCTTCGACGCGCTGAAGGACCTCCAATATAAATGCCTTACCATCCTGCTCGATGGCGCGCTGGACGGCGAGATGGTGACGAACGTGGTCTTCAACGGCGTCAACCGCGGCAAGCTGGGCGACGCGCCGGAGGGCATCGCGCGCAGCTTCATCGGCCTGCCGTTCATCTTCAACGTGCGGATCGCCGCGCCTTTCCGGGGCCTGATGGGCACGGCCCAGTCGCTCGTCAATCCCAACGCCCTGCTTCAGAACAGCGTCGGCGACGAAGTGCAGCAAAAGATGCGGGAAGGGGTTGCGGTTCAGCCTGCGGCAAGCGACACTATGTCACACGGGGAGCGGAAATGACGAAAACGACACTCATGACGGCGACGATCGCCAGCCTGGCCCTGGGGGGCTGCATTCAGGTGAAGGCCCCCGAAAAGCCTATCGAAATCAACCTCAACGTGAAGATCCAGCAGGAAGTCGTTGTGAAACTGCAACGCGACGCGCAGGATCTGATCCAGAACAATCCGGAGTTGTTCCCGCAATGACACGCATGGTTGCAATGATCGCCACCGGCGCCGCGATCGCTTTGGCGACGGGCCTCGCCATGAACATGCCTGCCCGGGCGCAGTCGGGCGCGGTCGCTTCGGCGATGGCGGCGGGGACGGTCGGCGAACAGGCCGACGGCTATCTGGGCATCGCCGGTTCGGTCGGCGCGGATGTCCGGGCCGAAGTCGAATCGATCAATATCAAGCGCCGCGCCGCCTATACCGACCTCGCCGGCAAGCGCGGGGTGACGGTTCAGGATGTCGCGGCGGCCACCGGATGCCAGACGCTCAGCAACCGGGTGAAGCAGGGACAGGTCTACCGCATCGGCGGCGGGGCGTGGCAAACCAAGGGCGCGGGGGCGATCGCGCTGCCCTCCTATTGCGCCACGGCGAACTGATCCCACCCCCGCGCCACGCGCCATTCCGGCGCGCGGCGCGGGGGTGGGGCAGGAAAAACATCTCCTTCCCATCCACGGTTGACTATCCCGAAGCGCCTTTCTAAACGGGCCGCGCCTTGACGGGTGCGGCCGCACGCTTCATGGCCTCTTTCCTGTAAGTTCCATCCGGACGAAGGGGATAGGCGATGGCTGCGGACGCACCCGGGCAGGACCCGGCGGGGGAGGACGCGCGGATCACCTCTTTGGAGGAAAGGATCGCGCGGGCCGAACAAGCCGAAAAGGTCAGACAGGGGACGGTTCAGCAGCAGCCTGACGATGGCTCGCGGCTGGGCAACAGGGTTCTCGCGGAACTGATCGGTGGTCTTGCCGGCGGCGCGGTGATCGGCGGAGTCCTCGACTGGCTGATCGGCACGTCCCCATGGCTCCTGCTCGTGTTCCTCGGTCTCGGGATCGTGGTGGCATTCAGGAACATCATCAGATTGACGACGACGAAGCGTCCCGATCAGTAAGGGACGCTTTTGTCTTAGTCCGAAGGCAAGGCACGCAGGGGTCAAAGTGGCAGAATCCGGCAAAATCGATCCGATGCACCAGTTTGCGATCGAACCGCTGTTCGGGACCGATCACCTGTCCATCGGCGGTTTCAACATCGCCTTCACCAACAGCGCGCTCTATATGGTGGCCGCCGCCGTGGTGCTGTGGATTTTCGTCGTCGGCGGCATGAAGCGCGAACTGGTCCCCGGCCGCTGGCAGATGGCGGTCGAATATATGACCGGCTTCATCAAGAGCCTGCTGGTGGCCAATGTGGGCGAAGGCGGGAAGAAATATATTCCCTACGTCTTTTCGCTGTTCATGTTCATCCTGCTGGCGAACCTGCTCGGCCTGCTGCCGCTGGGCCTCATCGGCCTGCACCCCTTTACCTTCACCAGCCATTTCACGGCGACCGGCGTGCTCGCCATCCTCAGCTTCTCGATCGTGCTGATCGTCGGTTTCTGGAAGCATGGCCTGCACTTCTTCTCGCTGTTCGTGCCGCACGGCACGCCGCTGCCGATGATCCCGGTCATCTTCCCCATCGAACTGGTGTCCTTCATGGTGCGCCCGTTCAGCCTGGGGCTGCGACTGTTCGTCGCCATGACGGCGGGCCACGTCCTGCTGAAGGTGCTGGCGGGGTTCGTCATCAACAGTTCGAATGCGGGCATCGGCTACGGCCTGACGGTCGGTTCGGCCAGCTTCATCCTGATGATCGGCATCAGCGCGCTGGAAGTGCTGGTCGCGGTGATCCAGGCCTATGTGTTCGCGCTGTTGACCTCGGTCTACATCAACGACGCCGAGAACCTGCACTGATTTCGTAGAATTTGTTCAACGCTTAAAAGAGTTTAGAAAAGGAGTTTACAACATGGACGCAGAAGCCGCGAAGCTGCTCGGTGCTGGTCTGGCCGCTATCGGTGCGGGTCTTGCCTCGCTCGGTGTGGGCAATGTCTTCGCCTCGTTCCTCGAAGGCGCGCTGCGCAACCCCGGTGCCGCCGACGGTCAGCAGGGCCGCCTGTTCATCGGTTTCGCCGCGGCCGAACTTCTGGGTCTGCTGGCGTTCGTCATCGCCATGATCCTGGTGTTCGTGGCCTGACAACCGCTTGGGAATCGGGCGGGTCGGCGGTTGCCGGCCTCGCCCGTTCCCGGAATTGACCGCGCCTGATCGGACGGATTCGAAATGCCTCAAATCGCGCAAATCGCCGAAACCTATTCATCCCAGATCTTCTGGCTGCTGCTGACGTTCGGCTTCGTCTTCTTCGTCATCGGCCTTGGCATGGTGCCCAAGGTGCAGGGGACGGCGGACGCGCGCGACGCGAAGATTTCCGGCGATCTGGACGCGGCGAAGGCGGCTTTCGCCCGCGCCGACGAAGCGGAGGCGGACTATCGCGTCCGCGACGCCGAAAGCCGCGCCACGGCTCAGGCCGTGCTGGCGAAAGCCAAGGCGGACGCCGCGCGGGATGCCGAACGCAAGCTCGCCGCCGCCGATGCGGAGATCGCGAGCCTCATCGGCGCTGCCGAAGCCCGCATCCAGGCCGCCTCGAACGCGGCCATGGAACAGATTGAAACCGTTGCGGCCGATGCGGCGCGCGACATGGTGGCCCGCATTTCCGGCGTGGATGCGTCGGAGGATGCGGCCCGTAACGCAGTAAAGGCAGCACTGGCCCATGGCTGAGGCAGCAGGACAGCATAGCGAAGCAACGCCCCATCTGGGCGACGCGATCCATGCCGAGGGCTTGGAGCCGGTCGGCACCGTCGCGCATGAAGGCGTCGCGCCGCACAGCGATCCCAAGGCGCTCTATATGGACGCGACCGGCTGGGTCAGCCTGGCGATGGCGGTGTTCATCCTGCTTTTGCTGGTGAAGAAGGTGCCCGGCCTGATCGGCGGCGCGCTCGACAACCGCATCGCCCAGATCAAGGCCCAGCTTGAGGAAGCCTCGAAGCTGCGCGCCGAAGCCGAAGCGTTGAAGGCGGAATATGAAGCGAAGCTGGCCGCAGCGGCCGGTGAAGCCGACGCCATGCGCCAGTCCGCCGAGCATGAGGCGGAAACGATCCTGCACGACGCGAAGGCCAACGCCGCCGCGCTGGTGGTGCGCCGCCAGAAAATGGCCGAGGACAAGATCGGGGCCGCCGAACGCGCCGCCATCGCGGGCATCCGCGCCAGGGTGGTGAACGCCGCCACAAGCGCCGCCGCCACGCTGATCGCAGGGGGCCACGACGCAAAGGCCGACAAGGCGCTGGTCGACAGCGCCATCAAGGAACTCGGCCCCGTAGCCTGACCGGCCGGACGCACCGAAGGAAAAAGGGCTGGCGCCAACACGCCGGCCCTTTTCCTTTTGGGTATCTCTCCTATTTCTCCTACCCTCCCTCTCGAAAAACGCGTTCCCTTCGCTATTTCATTCATGGATTCGCGAACAACCCCGCACCCCGCCATTGCGCTCCGCGCCCCTCCCGCTATCTCAGCATGATGTCGCGTCCCCAATCCCCCGACCGCTTCCACGAAGACAAGGCGACCTTCACCGTCAAGGGCAGCCAGCCCGACATAGAGGCAGGCGTGGAAGCGATCCGCACCACGCTCAGGACCCTGCCCACGCGCCCCGGCGTCTACCGGATGCAGGACGCGCGCGGCGACGTGCTCTATGTCGGCAAGGCGCGGGTGCTCAGGAACCGGGTCGCCAACTATACGCAGGTCGACCGGCTCCCCCGCCGCCTGCAACGCATGGTGGCGCAGACCCGCTCCATGACCATCGTCACCACCAACAGCGAAGCCGAAGCGCTGCTGCTGGAAGCGCAACTCATCAAGCGGTTCCGCCCGCCGTACAATGTGCTGCTCCGCGACGACAAGAGCTTCCCCTTCATCCTGCTGCGCGACGACCACGCCTTCCCCCGCGTCCAGAAGCATCGCGGCGCACGGAAATATAAGGGCCGCTATTACGGCCCCTTCGCCAGCGCCGGATCGGTGACGCGGACGATCAACGCCTTGCAGAAACTGTTCCTGCTGCGATCCTGCACCGACAGCTTCTTCGCCAACCGCTCCCGGCCCTGCCTGCTCTATCAGATCCGCCGCTGCTCGGCCCCCTGCGTCGGGCGGATCGACGATGCGGGCTATGCCGAACTGGTGCGGGACGCGCAGGACTTCCTCGGCGGCAAGTCGACCGCCGTCCAGCGCAAGCTGGGCGAAGCGATGCAACTGGCCTCGGACTCGCTGGACTTCGAGCAGGCGGCGGTGTTGCGGGACCGGCTGAAGGCGCTGACCTTCATCCAGGGCAGTCAGGCGATCAATGCCGAAGGGCTGGGCGACGCCGACATCTTCGCGCTGGCGACGAAGGGCGGGGCGATGTGCATCCAGGCCTTCTTCATCCGGGGCGGGCAGAATTGGGGCCATCGCAGCTTCTTCCCCGTCCACACCGCCGAGGTGGCGGAGGATGAGGTGCTGGCGAGCTTCATGGCGCAATTCTATGAGGAAGTGCCGCCCCCCCGCCTGATCCTCGCCGACCGCGCGCCCGCCGAATGCGAACTGATGGCGGAGGCGCTGTCGGAACGGACCGGCGCGAAGGTGCGGATCGAGGTGCCGCAACGGGGCACGCGAACCCGCCTGATCCAGCAGGCGCAGCGCAACGCCGTGGAGGCGCTCGCCCGGCGGCTGGCCGAGACGACCACGCAGGCGAAGATCCTGGACGAGATGGTGGAAGTGTTCGGGCTGGACGGCGTGCCCGACCGGATCGAAATCTACGACAACAGCCATATTCAGGGCAGCCACGCGCTGGGCGCGATGGTGGTCGCGGGGCCGGAGGGTTTCCGCAAGAACGCCTATCGCAAATTCAACATCAGGAACCCGGAGACCGCGCCGGGCGACGACTTCGCGATGATGCGCGAAGTGTTCGAGCGGCGCTTCGGCCGTGCGCAGCGGGAGGACCCGGATCGCGACAGCGGCGAATGGCCGGACCTCGTGCTGATCGACGGCGGCAAGGGGCAGTTGTCGGCGGCGCGCGCGACGCTGGAGGAAATGGGCATCGAGGATGTCTGCATGATCGGCATCGCGAAAGGGCCGCATCACGGCCGGGAAGGACGCGAGGTGTTCCACCTGCCGGACGGGCGGGAGGTGACTTTCCCGCTCAACCATCCGGTCCTGTTCTATCTCCAGCGGTTGCGGGACGAAGTGCATCGCTTCGCCATCGGCGCGCACCGGCAGAAGCGGAGCAAGGCGATCACCACCAGTTCGCTGGACGACGTGCCGGGCATCGGCCCCGCGCGGAAGAAGGCGCTGCTGATGCATTTCGGCACGGCGCGGGCGGTGAAGGACGCGGCGCTGGAGGACTTGCAGCGTGCGCCGGGCGTGTCGAAGGTCGTGGCGCGGCAGGTTTACGATTATTTCCATGAATGAAGATCGCGCCTGACGGCAGGCGGGACGGCCTCTATGGGGGAGCCCATTCCTTTTTCGCCTGTCGCCGGAAGGAGGCGGGCGGAGGTCATCACCGCCAACTGCGCCCATCCCGATTATCGCGACATGCTGAAGGACTATTTCACGCGGGCGATGAAGGGTTCCTGCGGCCTGCAATCGCCGATGCTACCCGCGGAGGCCTTTGCCTGACACCGGCGTCATATGGATATGCGGAGCATGAAGGCGTAAGGGAGGCCCTGTGCCTGCCCTCGTCACTTCCGCCATCGTCTGCGCCGTGCGCGCCCATGGAGAGCATGGGGCGATTGCGCGTCTGCTGACGCCGGACGATGGCTTGCTGGCGGGCTATGTCCGGGGCGGGCGGTCGCGGGCGGTCCGGCCGGTGCTGTTGCCGGGCAATGCCGTGAAGGCGGAGTTCCGGGCGCGGACGGAGGATCAGCTTGCGGGGCTGACCGTGGAACTGGCGCATAGCCGCGCGCCTCTCCTGGCGGAGCCCCTGCCTGCCGCCGCGATCGACTGGACCTGTGCGCTGACGGCGGCCGCCTTGCCGGAAGGAACGCCTTATCCGGCGCTCCATCAGGCGCTGGACGGCGTGCTGGGCGCAGTGGAGGCGGCCCCGGCGGCGCGAGGATGGGCGGCGGCGCTGGTCCGCTATGAATTGCTGCTGCTGGCGGAACTGGGGTTCGGGCTGGACCTGACGCGTTGCGCGGCCATGGGGGGGGGCGAGGATCTGGCCTTCGTCAGCCCGCGCAGCGCCGCAGCGGTGAGCCGGGAGGGAGCTATCGGTTATGAAAGCCGCTTGCTGCCCTTGCCGCCGTTCCTGATCGAAGGGGGAAGCGGGGACTGGGCGGAGATATTGGACGGGCTGCGGCTGACCGGCTTCTTTCTGGAGCGTTCGGTGCTGACGGAACGGCGCGCCGACGTGCTGGCGGCTCGGGAGCGGCTGGTCGACCGGCTCAAAAGGGCGGTTGCGTAACGGGCGGCGGCTTCATATGGCGGCGGCAACATATTGCAGGAGTTGTGCCCATGTTGATCGCCTTGTTTCCCGGAGACGGTATCGGCCCGGAAATCGTCGCGCAGGCGAAGCGCGTGTTGGATGCGCTGGC
This genomic window from Sphingobium cloacae contains:
- a CDS encoding AtpZ/AtpI family protein encodes the protein MAADAPGQDPAGEDARITSLEERIARAEQAEKVRQGTVQQQPDDGSRLGNRVLAELIGGLAGGAVIGGVLDWLIGTSPWLLLVFLGLGIVVAFRNIIRLTTTKRPDQ
- a CDS encoding YdbL family protein codes for the protein MTRMVAMIATGAAIALATGLAMNMPARAQSGAVASAMAAGTVGEQADGYLGIAGSVGADVRAEVESINIKRRAAYTDLAGKRGVTVQDVAAATGCQTLSNRVKQGQVYRIGGGAWQTKGAGAIALPSYCATAN
- a CDS encoding F0F1 ATP synthase subunit A, with the translated sequence MAESGKIDPMHQFAIEPLFGTDHLSIGGFNIAFTNSALYMVAAAVVLWIFVVGGMKRELVPGRWQMAVEYMTGFIKSLLVANVGEGGKKYIPYVFSLFMFILLANLLGLLPLGLIGLHPFTFTSHFTATGVLAILSFSIVLIVGFWKHGLHFFSLFVPHGTPLPMIPVIFPIELVSFMVRPFSLGLRLFVAMTAGHVLLKVLAGFVINSSNAGIGYGLTVGSASFILMIGISALEVLVAVIQAYVFALLTSVYINDAENLH
- the radC gene encoding RadC family protein yields the protein MASKAGHDGTGHRARLRQKLADSGGDALHDHELIEYLLALAIPRRDTKPLAKALLREFGGIGALMTADWQAIARVPGMGDTSIAAIKIVHATLLRMLRNEVAEKPVLASWQALLDYLRADMAYLGVERVRVLHLNSRNMLIRDEHMGDGSIDQAAIYTREVIRRAIDLGSAALILVHNHPSGSPEPSRQDIEVTRQLVEAGRRLNISVHDHIIIGSHGHSSMRAKGLL
- a CDS encoding intermembrane phospholipid transport protein YdbH family protein, which gives rise to MEEEDGDMKVRRNWLRWLGAGIGLLALVLVALWTQRAPIAENFISRELNRRGVEARYELARIGLRTQRIENISLGDPADPDFTARWVEVDIAFAGVTPQAAAVRAGGVRMRASLHDGVLDLGELDKFRDPASTAPFSLPDIVLALNDARVRLDTDAGAVGMRIDGQGHLQSGFRGKLAAVMPRARLADCGLAGGSAWLDIRMNAGQPRLSGPLRGKAIACRGAATAMARPVANIDLTLGKALDRWTGTAQLGGEALKSNGIVLASPSARIGFDGTARGTGGQARVAARAFSAGPAMAGQTVLKGTWNAGADGANFQGDLSARHIRALGRDPLASLRESTAGSPVGPLGARLADALKRAGEDNLLHARLALVQRKGAGSIVLNDTHFSARSGARVDLSQDGRFTLSWPGRKGAGVDWALDGAVTTDGGGLPRSALRLAKRPGGGFGGQWFVDPYKAAGASLSLEPVRFAAGPEGQTRFSTVMRLDGPLPDGGIKGLSTPVEGVLASNGALSINPRCIPLSLTEARYGGFALGRTRQTLCPLPGGPMLAMGAGGGLRGGVSVRNVAIDGRSGSSPMRLQADEARFVLGQTGFQLANAAFTVGPQDAPVRLAAAKLDGRMSGRGFAGRAEDAGGRIGAVPLIVEKGRGDWRFADGVLTFKAALSVRDAQDKPRFNPLDVPDFTLTMKDGRIAATGNLRAPRNGALVARADIAHDLNSAKGHAVLSVPGLVFDPGLQPDDLTGLTLGVVANVAARISGEGHIRWSDSAVTSDGVFRTDNADLAAAFGPVQGLSGELRFTDLLGLVSAPGQEVRIKSVNPGVEVRDGVVRYRLEPDQHVHIEGGGWPFAGGQLVLLPTTMDFSADVDRYMTFRVLGLDAGAFIQAMELENVSATGTFDGIMPLIFNARGGRVSGGVLVARQQGMPPLMMPEGVLPSIPCDPARQSGVLSYVGPVSNEQLGVMGKMAFDALKDLQYKCLTILLDGALDGEMVTNVVFNGVNRGKLGDAPEGIARSFIGLPFIFNVRIAAPFRGLMGTAQSLVNPNALLQNSVGDEVQQKMREGVAVQPAASDTMSHGERK
- a CDS encoding DEAD/DEAH box helicase, which produces MTFADLGLSDELLKAVAESGYDTPTPIQAQAIPPVLMMKDIIGIAQTGTGKTASFVLPMIDILAHGRARALMPRSLILEPTRELAAQVAENFEKYGKYHKLSMALLIGGVQMGDQVKALEKGVDVLIATPGRLMDLFQRGKILLNGCSMLVIDEADRMLDMGFIPDIEEICTKLPAQRQTLLFSATMPAPIKKLADRFLSNPKSIEVARPATASTNIAQHLVKVDSRKKRDVLRKMLAAEDVTSAVIFCNRKTTVRDLNKSLQRHGFRSGEIHGDIDQSARIAELERFRTGDVNILVASDVAARGLDIKGVSHVFNFDAPWHPDDYVHRIGRTGRAGAKGVAYTFVTAEDAEAIDNIQKLIGQKIETIGAPAAQAEQQEERREEKPRGRDRKGPDRKSDDRKSEDRKPARRPEPAPAREPSRPRRPEPVDEGPDEGWNGPVPEFLSVSFGL
- the recO gene encoding DNA repair protein RecO, which translates into the protein MPALVTSAIVCAVRAHGEHGAIARLLTPDDGLLAGYVRGGRSRAVRPVLLPGNAVKAEFRARTEDQLAGLTVELAHSRAPLLAEPLPAAAIDWTCALTAAALPEGTPYPALHQALDGVLGAVEAAPAARGWAAALVRYELLLLAELGFGLDLTRCAAMGGGEDLAFVSPRSAAAVSREGAIGYESRLLPLPPFLIEGGSGDWAEILDGLRLTGFFLERSVLTERRADVLAARERLVDRLKRAVA
- a CDS encoding F0F1 ATP synthase subunit C, producing the protein MDAEAAKLLGAGLAAIGAGLASLGVGNVFASFLEGALRNPGAADGQQGRLFIGFAAAELLGLLAFVIAMILVFVA
- a CDS encoding F0F1 ATP synthase subunit B family protein, whose amino-acid sequence is MAEAAGQHSEATPHLGDAIHAEGLEPVGTVAHEGVAPHSDPKALYMDATGWVSLAMAVFILLLLVKKVPGLIGGALDNRIAQIKAQLEEASKLRAEAEALKAEYEAKLAAAAGEADAMRQSAEHEAETILHDAKANAAALVVRRQKMAEDKIGAAERAAIAGIRARVVNAATSAAATLIAGGHDAKADKALVDSAIKELGPVA
- a CDS encoding F0F1 ATP synthase subunit B family protein encodes the protein MPQIAQIAETYSSQIFWLLLTFGFVFFVIGLGMVPKVQGTADARDAKISGDLDAAKAAFARADEAEADYRVRDAESRATAQAVLAKAKADAARDAERKLAAADAEIASLIGAAEARIQAASNAAMEQIETVAADAARDMVARISGVDASEDAARNAVKAALAHG
- the uvrC gene encoding excinuclease ABC subunit UvrC, coding for MSRPQSPDRFHEDKATFTVKGSQPDIEAGVEAIRTTLRTLPTRPGVYRMQDARGDVLYVGKARVLRNRVANYTQVDRLPRRLQRMVAQTRSMTIVTTNSEAEALLLEAQLIKRFRPPYNVLLRDDKSFPFILLRDDHAFPRVQKHRGARKYKGRYYGPFASAGSVTRTINALQKLFLLRSCTDSFFANRSRPCLLYQIRRCSAPCVGRIDDAGYAELVRDAQDFLGGKSTAVQRKLGEAMQLASDSLDFEQAAVLRDRLKALTFIQGSQAINAEGLGDADIFALATKGGAMCIQAFFIRGGQNWGHRSFFPVHTAEVAEDEVLASFMAQFYEEVPPPRLILADRAPAECELMAEALSERTGAKVRIEVPQRGTRTRLIQQAQRNAVEALARRLAETTTQAKILDEMVEVFGLDGVPDRIEIYDNSHIQGSHALGAMVVAGPEGFRKNAYRKFNIRNPETAPGDDFAMMREVFERRFGRAQREDPDRDSGEWPDLVLIDGGKGQLSAARATLEEMGIEDVCMIGIAKGPHHGREGREVFHLPDGREVTFPLNHPVLFYLQRLRDEVHRFAIGAHRQKRSKAITTSSLDDVPGIGPARKKALLMHFGTARAVKDAALEDLQRAPGVSKVVARQVYDYFHE
- a CDS encoding YnbE family lipoprotein encodes the protein MTATIASLALGGCIQVKAPEKPIEINLNVKIQQEVVVKLQRDAQDLIQNNPELFPQ